A stretch of Microbulbifer sp. SAOS-129_SWC DNA encodes these proteins:
- the rho gene encoding transcription termination factor Rho: protein MNLSELKTKPIEELIEIAKGMGLENLARSRKQDIIFNILKRHAKSGEDIYGDGVLEILQDGFGFLRSADSSYLAGPDDIYVSPSQIRRFNLRTGDSIAGKIRPPKEGERYFALLKVSEINFDKPENARNKILFENLTPLFPNKRLTLECGNGSSEDLIGRIIDLVAPIGKGQRGLIVAPPKAGKTIMLQNMAQAITRNNPECHLIVLLIDERPEEVTEMQRSVRGEVVASTFDEPPARHVQVAEMVIEKAKRLVEHKKDVVILLDSITRLARAYNTTVPSSGKVLTGGVDAHALERPKRFFGAARNIEEGGSLSIIATALVDTGSKMDEVIFEEFKGTGNMELQLDRKIAEKRVYPAINVRRSGTRREELLMPEGELQRVWILRKLLHDMEDLAATEFLIDKLKDFKSNDEFFLSMKRK from the coding sequence ATGAATCTTTCTGAATTAAAAACCAAACCTATTGAAGAACTGATCGAAATCGCCAAAGGCATGGGCCTGGAAAATCTGGCCCGTTCGCGCAAGCAGGACATTATTTTCAATATCCTCAAGCGCCACGCCAAAAGCGGTGAGGATATTTACGGCGACGGCGTGCTGGAAATTCTTCAAGACGGTTTCGGTTTTTTGCGCTCCGCCGATTCGTCTTACCTGGCGGGCCCGGATGACATCTATGTCTCACCCAGTCAGATTCGCCGTTTCAACCTGCGCACCGGCGACTCCATTGCGGGCAAGATTCGCCCGCCGAAGGAAGGGGAACGCTACTTTGCCCTGCTCAAGGTCAGCGAAATCAACTTCGACAAGCCCGAAAACGCGCGCAACAAGATTCTGTTCGAAAACCTCACCCCGCTCTTCCCCAATAAACGCCTGACGCTGGAATGTGGCAACGGATCCTCCGAGGACCTGATCGGCCGCATCATCGATCTGGTTGCCCCGATCGGCAAGGGTCAGCGTGGCCTGATCGTGGCGCCGCCCAAAGCCGGTAAGACCATCATGTTGCAGAACATGGCCCAGGCCATTACCCGCAACAATCCGGAGTGCCACCTGATCGTACTGCTGATCGACGAGCGCCCGGAGGAAGTTACCGAGATGCAGCGTTCCGTGCGCGGCGAAGTGGTGGCCTCCACCTTCGACGAGCCGCCGGCGCGCCATGTGCAGGTAGCGGAGATGGTGATCGAGAAGGCCAAGCGCCTGGTGGAGCACAAGAAAGACGTGGTGATCCTGCTGGATTCCATCACCCGTCTGGCGCGCGCCTACAACACGACCGTACCGAGTTCGGGCAAGGTGCTGACCGGTGGTGTCGATGCCCACGCCCTGGAGCGCCCCAAGCGTTTCTTCGGTGCCGCGCGCAACATCGAGGAGGGCGGCAGCCTCTCCATCATCGCCACCGCGCTGGTAGACACCGGCTCGAAGATGGACGAAGTGATCTTCGAAGAGTTCAAGGGCACCGGTAACATGGAGCTGCAGCTGGACCGCAAGATTGCCGAGAAGCGCGTCTACCCGGCCATCAACGTGCGCCGCTCCGGTACCCGCCGCGAAGAGTTGCTGATGCCGGAAGGCGAGCTGCAGCGCGTGTGGATCCTGCGCAAGCTGCTGCATGATATGGAAGATCTGGCGGCCACTGAATTCCTGATCGACAAGCTCAAGGACTTCAAGAGCAACGACGAATTCTTCCTGTCCATGAAACGGAAATAA
- the trxA gene encoding thioredoxin TrxA: MSAIVNVTDAEFEAEVLKAEGPVLVDFWAQWCGPCKMIAPVLEDLAGHYGDKLKIVKVDVDANKESPAKYNVRGIPTLLLFKGGNVEGTKVGALSRAQLSEFIDSQL, translated from the coding sequence ATGAGCGCAATCGTCAATGTAACCGACGCCGAATTCGAAGCCGAAGTACTCAAGGCCGAGGGCCCGGTACTGGTAGACTTCTGGGCCCAGTGGTGCGGCCCGTGCAAGATGATCGCGCCGGTGCTGGAAGACCTGGCCGGTCACTACGGTGACAAACTGAAGATCGTCAAGGTGGACGTGGATGCCAACAAGGAATCCCCGGCCAAGTACAACGTGCGCGGCATTCCCACCCTGCTGCTGTTCAAGGGCGGCAATGTGGAAGGCACCAAGGTTGGCGCTCTGTCCCGCGCCCAGCTGAGCGAGTTCATCGACAGCCAGCTGTAA
- a CDS encoding RNA-binding protein, whose amino-acid sequence MNIYIGNLAYGVTSDDLHEAFGAFGEISRATVITDRETGRSKGFGFVEMPNDDEARKAIEEMNDQPLSGRNIRVNEAKPREDRPRRPRF is encoded by the coding sequence GTGAATATCTATATTGGAAATCTGGCCTACGGCGTTACCTCTGATGACCTGCACGAAGCTTTTGGTGCATTCGGAGAAATCTCTCGGGCTACCGTAATTACTGACCGTGAGACTGGCCGTTCTAAGGGCTTCGGTTTCGTAGAAATGCCGAACGACGACGAAGCGCGCAAGGCGATCGAAGAAATGAATGATCAGCCGCTGTCTGGCCGTAACATCCGTGTTAACGAAGCCAAGCCGCGCGAAGATCGTCCGCGTCGTCCCCGCTTC
- the hemW gene encoding radical SAM family heme chaperone HemW, giving the protein MSDSVPLQLPPLGLYVHIPWCVRKCPYCDFNSHAAAGANSHAAAGAVSAAESHESLGPGAEYGLPEAEYVAQLQRDLRSQLPWVQGRRFSTIFFGGGTPSLFSPAAIGAILQAAEQLVGFAPDIEITLEANPGTFEQDKFAGYRAAGVNRLSIGVQSFDPRQLANLGRIHSGEEAAGALQMARRAGFDNINLDLMHGLPDQSEAEALADLQRAVALGPEHISWYQLTIEPNTAFYSAPPVTPGSALVARMQASGRNYLAAQGYSRYEVSAYSPAGRESRHNINYWSFGDYLGIGAGAHGKVTLPETGHILRSRRTRAPRHYLPGMAAGATAAGAQSGAGELIHSELAPPHTDVVAPEELPLEFLMNALRLVDGVPVDSFGRYTGLPLAELEREWPALQAMELVQSLERRIAASAFGFDYLDEILQRFLEQP; this is encoded by the coding sequence TTGAGCGATTCGGTACCACTGCAATTGCCGCCGCTGGGCCTCTATGTGCATATCCCCTGGTGCGTGCGCAAATGCCCTTACTGCGACTTTAATTCCCATGCAGCCGCGGGCGCTAACTCCCATGCAGCCGCGGGCGCTGTGTCCGCGGCGGAATCGCACGAATCGCTGGGGCCCGGCGCCGAGTACGGCCTGCCGGAGGCCGAATATGTGGCACAGCTGCAGCGGGACCTGCGCAGCCAGCTGCCGTGGGTGCAGGGCCGTCGGTTCAGCACGATCTTCTTCGGCGGCGGCACGCCCAGCCTGTTTTCCCCGGCGGCAATCGGCGCCATTCTGCAGGCCGCGGAACAGCTGGTGGGCTTCGCCCCGGACATAGAGATCACCCTGGAGGCCAATCCCGGTACCTTCGAGCAGGACAAGTTCGCCGGTTACCGCGCCGCCGGCGTCAACCGGCTATCGATCGGTGTACAGAGCTTCGATCCGCGCCAGCTCGCCAACCTGGGCCGCATCCATTCTGGCGAGGAGGCCGCCGGCGCACTGCAGATGGCACGCCGCGCGGGTTTCGACAATATCAACCTGGACCTGATGCACGGCCTGCCGGATCAGAGCGAAGCCGAGGCGCTGGCAGACCTGCAACGCGCCGTGGCGCTGGGCCCGGAGCATATCTCCTGGTACCAGCTCACCATTGAACCCAACACCGCCTTCTACAGCGCGCCACCGGTCACGCCCGGATCGGCGCTGGTGGCGCGCATGCAGGCCAGCGGCCGCAACTACCTGGCGGCGCAGGGCTACTCCCGCTACGAGGTGTCGGCGTACAGTCCGGCCGGGCGCGAATCCCGCCACAACATCAATTACTGGTCGTTTGGTGACTATCTGGGAATTGGTGCCGGTGCGCACGGCAAGGTGACGCTGCCGGAAACCGGGCACATCCTGCGCAGCCGTCGTACCCGCGCGCCGCGACATTATCTGCCTGGCATGGCTGCAGGCGCGACCGCCGCGGGCGCCCAATCCGGTGCGGGCGAACTTATCCACAGCGAGCTGGCGCCGCCGCACACAGATGTTGTGGCGCCGGAAGAGTTGCCGTTGGAATTTCTGATGAATGCGCTGCGGCTGGTGGACGGGGTGCCGGTGGACTCCTTCGGCCGCTATACCGGCCTGCCGCTGGCGGAGCTGGAGCGGGAGTGGCCGGCGCTGCAGGCGATGGAGCTGGTACAGTCGCTGGAGCGGCGCATCGCCGCCAGCGCGTTCGGTTTCGACTACCTGGACGAGATATTGCAGCGCTTCCTGGAGCAGCCTTGA